A DNA window from Mya arenaria isolate MELC-2E11 chromosome 17, ASM2691426v1 contains the following coding sequences:
- the LOC128224000 gene encoding uncharacterized protein LOC128224000, producing the protein MDRDPGGQHVMSLRLSRVLRDIGVTKQMVTRRRRSSLFMEKTRTVWNIEQNEKDRTYVFGSQSEGTTTLGMKSDTDVLKCFNGFIVIKDWADWEPGKVCLLLVKNDRSPPQHCCIQIVKRDCPLPEALDNVNAKYDVEETLDGRVLLKNTFIDSVLEQQYGRLFRKQGPSRSNNKNVDIIIAFRYSGLLFECNYLFTRPKPGHWPRPEILAKARLCETFLVAQGHAESDQSKLEWRFSTSLIERLLMFDLNIFKIQVYTFLKILRKSFFKPLVGDRLSTFHLKTAFLFTLETYPPEIWQERNLLQCVIFCLKTLQRWFNLRHCPHYTISGVDLFVGKLRNWEFPLLSTVLSDMIDNIMDYVSQIEMDQIGERIVDRSRAVSTRYQNTLATVRKCFDANMTEIISVYFFSTIKRNNISKTKNIIIKIQEILNESDIRSELQHAVKWMLKINTLPPWRHLRVFTGTSQYHQTFTACMRPP; encoded by the coding sequence ATGGACCGTGACCCAGGAGGCCAGCATGTGATGTCCTTAAGACTGTCCAGAGTTCTGAGGGACATCGGCGTGACCAAACAGATGGTGACTCGGAGGAGGAGGTCATCCCTGTTTATGGAAAAGACTAGAACTGTGTGGAATatagaacaaaatgaaaaagacaGGACATATGTCTTCGGTAGCCAATCGGAAGGGACAACGACTCTAGGCATGAAATCAGATACAGATGTTCTAAAATGTTTCAACGGTTTCATTGTGATAAAAGACTGGGCAGACTGGGAGCCAGGGAAGGTGTGTCTTCTGTTAGTAAAGAACGATCGTTCTCCGCCCCAACACTGCTGTATACAAATTGTGAAACGTGACTGTCCACTGCCTGAAGCACTAGACAATGTGAATGCAAAATATGATGTCGAAGAGACTTTGGATGGAAGGGTGCTGTTGAAAAACACTTTCATAGATAGTGTGTTGGAGCAGCAGTATGGTCGGTTATTTAGGAAACAAGGGCCATCGAGaagtaataacaaaaatgtagACATCATAATCGCGTTTAGATACAGTGGACTACTGTTTGAATGCAATTACCTATTCACAAGACCAAAGCCTGGCCACTGGCCGAGACCTGAAATACTCGCGAAGGCACGTCTGTGTGAAACATTCCTCGTCGCACAAGGTCACGCCGAGAGTGATCAGTCAAAACTGGAATGGAGATTCTCTACGTCACTGATTGAAAGATTGCTCATGTTTGatctcaatatttttaaaatacaggTTTATACATTTCTAAAGATCTTACGAAAGTCTTTCTTCAAACCGTTAGTTGGTGATAGACTGAGcacgtttcatttaaaaaccGCTTTTTTGTTCACCCTTGAGACATATCCTCCAGAAATCTGGCAGGAACGTAACCTGCTGCAGTGCGTTATATTCTGCCTTAAAACTCTTCAAAGATGGTTCAACCTTCGGCACTGTCCACATTACACGATCTCGGGAGTGGACCTATTTGTGGGAAAACTGAGAAATTGGGAGTTTCCTCTCCTATCAACAGTTCTGTCTGACATGATAGACAACATCATGGACTACGTCTCCCAGATAGAAATGGACCAGATAGGGGAGAGAATCGTCGACAGATCCAGAGCAGTCAGTACAAGATATCAGAACACATTGGCTACAGTTAGAAAATGCTTTGATGCAAATATGACGGAAATAATCAGTGTTTATTTCTTCTCGACgattaaaagaaataacatttccaaaacaaagaacattatcataaaaattCAGGAGATTCTAAATGAATCGGATATACGGTCAGAATTACAACATGCAGTTAAATGGAtgttgaaaatcaatacattgCCACCATGGCGGCATCTGCGTGTCTTCACTGGAACCAGCCAATACCACCAGACATTTACCGCCTGTATGAGGCCTCCCTAG